One Clostridium estertheticum DNA segment encodes these proteins:
- a CDS encoding RusA family crossover junction endodeoxyribonuclease: MSNTYAKVIIKGSPISKSNFKLFNMNGRAILPYNSGKYHDRYALYEEEIAYQCRIQNSNIFLTESLIAVLKVYYKSIKRHPDTNNITKSIFDGIEKSGLIVNDAQVTRLIIEEFYDTENPRFELELFGESTYAMNYAIVEKNEKQTPINYDPPSNKKSTIGSKANKSSSMVVNSCSKLICEVCGKSVLKDNCISANKGKTSLCKNCFKKLF; this comes from the coding sequence ATGAGTAACACCTATGCAAAAGTCATAATAAAAGGCTCACCTATTTCAAAATCTAATTTTAAACTATTCAACATGAATGGCAGAGCTATTTTACCTTATAATTCTGGTAAATACCATGATAGATATGCTTTGTATGAAGAAGAAATTGCTTATCAATGTAGAATTCAAAATTCCAATATTTTTTTAACAGAGTCTCTTATCGCTGTTTTAAAAGTATATTATAAAAGCATCAAAAGACACCCAGATACAAACAACATAACAAAAAGTATTTTCGATGGTATAGAGAAAAGTGGTCTTATAGTAAATGATGCACAAGTTACAAGACTTATTATTGAGGAATTTTATGATACGGAAAATCCCAGATTTGAACTAGAGCTTTTTGGTGAAAGTACATATGCTATGAATTACGCAATAGTTGAAAAGAACGAAAAACAAACACCAATTAATTATGATCCACCTTCAAATAAGAAAAGCACAATAGGTTCTAAAGCAAATAAATCGAGTTCTATGGTGGTTAATAGCTGCTCAAAGCTCATATGTGAAGTATGTGGAAAGTCTGTATTAAAAGATAACTGTATTTCTGCAAACAAAGGTAAAACTTCACTCTGCAAAAACTGTTTCAAAAAATTATTTTAA
- the tsaD gene encoding tRNA (adenosine(37)-N6)-threonylcarbamoyltransferase complex transferase subunit TsaD has translation MEKQIKILAIESSCDETAAAVVVNGREILSNIIASQIDIHEKFGGVVPEVASRKHIEVISAVVQEALDAAKVTLDEIDAIGVTYGPGLVGALLVGVQYAKGLAYATNKPLIGVNHIEGHISANFIQYKELEPPFMCLVVSGGHTFIVYMKDHGDFEVMGQTRDDAAGEAFDKVARAIGLGYPGGPKIDKIAKEGNADAIKFPRANFHDDSLDFSFSGVKSSVLNYLNKMNMKNEKINVPDVAASFQKAVVNVLVHNALEACKIKGLDKITIAGGVASNSCLRETMISEGQKRNIKVLFPEMVLCTDNAAMIGSAAYFELIKGRVSGLKLNAIPNLKLGER, from the coding sequence ATGGAAAAGCAAATTAAAATACTTGCAATAGAATCCAGTTGTGATGAGACAGCAGCGGCAGTGGTAGTTAATGGTCGCGAAATTCTATCAAATATTATTGCATCACAAATAGATATACATGAAAAATTTGGAGGCGTTGTTCCCGAAGTGGCCTCTAGAAAACATATAGAAGTAATAAGTGCTGTAGTTCAGGAGGCATTGGACGCGGCTAAAGTTACATTAGATGAAATAGACGCAATAGGAGTAACTTATGGTCCAGGGCTAGTAGGAGCACTACTGGTAGGAGTTCAATATGCAAAGGGACTAGCATATGCAACTAATAAACCCTTAATTGGGGTTAATCATATTGAAGGTCATATTAGTGCTAATTTCATTCAATATAAAGAGCTAGAGCCACCATTTATGTGTTTGGTAGTTTCAGGTGGGCATACATTTATTGTATACATGAAGGACCACGGCGACTTTGAAGTTATGGGCCAAACGAGAGATGATGCAGCAGGAGAAGCTTTCGATAAGGTGGCTCGTGCTATTGGACTTGGGTATCCAGGCGGTCCTAAAATAGATAAAATTGCAAAAGAAGGCAATGCAGATGCTATAAAGTTTCCAAGAGCTAATTTTCATGATGATAGTTTAGATTTTTCCTTTAGTGGAGTTAAGTCTTCAGTGCTAAATTACCTAAATAAAATGAATATGAAAAATGAGAAAATTAATGTACCTGATGTGGCAGCATCTTTCCAAAAGGCAGTGGTTAATGTTTTGGTTCATAATGCCTTAGAGGCATGTAAAATAAAGGGTTTAGATAAAATAACAATAGCCGGTGGTGTAGCATCAAATTCTTGCCTTAGAGAAACTATGATAAGTGAAGGGCAAAAGAGAAATATAAAAGTTTTGTTTCCTGAAATGGTGCTTTGCACTGATAATGCAGCGATGATTGGGAGTGCAGCTTACTTTGAATTAATTAAAGGAAGAGTTTCGGGGCTAAAACTCAATGCAATACCAAACTTAAAGCTTGGAGAAAGATAG
- a CDS encoding AI-2E family transporter: MFNDRKIPYIKLIPIILLSFILLRIVNDIEVLTNAASVFISYISSFIWAFGIAYLLNPIMVSIEKKFHTKRALTLLIIYVCVLGISFFSITILTPNIGVSIRELTDATPGYIAKTQIWVSNNMDKLQLLDKYGVTKYLEQATSTFMSNLTRYLNTGINFAFLTAVGFTSSFMKFLLGFVVSLYLLKDKETLILNIKRLIYAVLKKENADGLLKFSNEANNIFSGFVIGKFIDSVIIGFICFVGLSILKMPYVILISLIVGVTNMIPYFGPLIGMIPAFFITLLDSPVKAFWVLLFIIILQQFDGLYLGPKILGKSVGLSPLLIILSILIGGGTFGVLGMFLAVPTMAIVILLANRFISRRLKEKDIKL; this comes from the coding sequence TTGTTTAACGATAGAAAAATCCCTTATATTAAATTAATTCCTATAATCTTATTATCATTTATTTTATTAAGAATAGTAAATGATATAGAAGTACTTACAAATGCTGCTAGTGTTTTTATATCCTACATAAGCTCCTTTATATGGGCCTTCGGTATTGCTTACTTATTAAACCCCATAATGGTTAGCATTGAAAAAAAATTCCATACAAAGCGTGCATTAACTTTACTTATTATATATGTATGTGTTTTAGGCATATCATTTTTCAGTATCACCATACTAACTCCTAATATAGGTGTAAGTATTCGCGAATTGACAGATGCAACTCCTGGCTACATAGCTAAAACTCAAATTTGGGTTTCTAATAATATGGATAAACTTCAATTGCTTGATAAATATGGTGTAACTAAATATTTAGAACAAGCTACCTCAACATTTATGTCTAACTTAACTAGGTATCTAAATACAGGTATTAATTTCGCTTTCCTAACAGCTGTAGGCTTTACCTCTTCTTTTATGAAGTTTTTGCTAGGATTTGTTGTTTCACTGTATCTTTTAAAGGATAAAGAAACCTTAATACTAAATATAAAAAGGCTGATTTATGCAGTTTTAAAAAAAGAAAATGCAGATGGCCTTCTAAAATTTAGTAATGAAGCGAATAATATTTTTTCAGGTTTTGTTATAGGTAAATTTATTGACTCCGTTATTATTGGTTTTATATGCTTTGTGGGACTTAGCATTCTAAAAATGCCCTATGTTATACTTATAAGCTTAATAGTTGGAGTTACAAATATGATTCCTTATTTTGGACCATTAATTGGAATGATTCCCGCTTTTTTTATTACTCTACTTGATAGTCCTGTAAAAGCTTTTTGGGTACTTTTGTTCATAATTATTCTTCAACAATTTGATGGATTATATTTAGGTCCAAAGATCCTTGGAAAATCTGTTGGATTAAGTCCTTTACTTATTATTCTTTCCATACTAATAGGTGGTGGAACCTTTGGAGTCCTTGGCATGTTCCTTGCAGTACCCACTATGGCAATTGTTATACTACTCGCTAATAGATTCATTAGTAGAAGACTAAAAGAAAAGGATATTAAATTATAA
- a CDS encoding TetR/AcrR family transcriptional regulator, producing the protein MEMDKNIKEKQSKSEINKSKKQKNLYDAAYELFTTKGINDTAINDIVKKAGVAKGTFYLYFKDKYHIIDLIVLRKSSKVLKEAIEISMNKEFEEFNDKVIFLVDYIIEYLRKDKKLLRLIYKNLSWGIYRKVIAEPMEYNEMKEIAKVFMDNIVSETMCITEAEKILFMIIELTGSVCYSSIILEEPDTIDNMKPILFKTIKKILQN; encoded by the coding sequence ATGGAGATGGATAAAAATATTAAAGAAAAACAAAGTAAATCAGAGATAAATAAGTCTAAAAAACAAAAGAACTTATACGATGCAGCATATGAACTTTTTACAACTAAAGGAATTAATGACACAGCAATAAATGATATTGTAAAAAAAGCAGGGGTTGCTAAAGGAACTTTTTATCTTTATTTTAAAGATAAATATCACATTATTGACTTGATAGTTTTAAGAAAGAGTTCAAAAGTTTTAAAAGAAGCTATTGAGATATCTATGAATAAGGAGTTTGAAGAATTTAATGATAAAGTAATCTTCTTGGTAGATTATATAATTGAATATTTAAGAAAAGATAAAAAGCTTCTACGACTTATATATAAAAATCTTTCTTGGGGGATTTATAGAAAGGTCATAGCTGAACCTATGGAGTACAATGAAATGAAGGAAATCGCAAAAGTATTTATGGATAATATAGTGAGTGAAACCATGTGCATAACGGAAGCAGAAAAAATATTATTTATGATTATTGAACTAACAGGTTCAGTATGTTATAGCTCAATTATTTTAGAGGAGCCTGATACTATAGACAATATGAAACCTATTTTATTTAAAACAATTAAAAAAATATTACAAAATTAA
- a CDS encoding efflux RND transporter permease subunit — protein sequence MKKFGHFIAKNRVIILIISTLLLIPSVVGMVNTRINYDLLTYLPQTLDSMKGQDILDKTFSNAATSMLIIEDMEAKDVLKIKAKVAKVQGVEKVIWVDDILDTTVPKEILPEEIKSSFYSGNSTMLIIKFKESASSETTQNGITNIRKVTNKQCYLSGISAIVKDTKDLADKETPFYVMIAVILSVIVLSLTMKSVIIPFIFLLGIGYAILYNMGTNIFLGQISYVTKALAAVLQLGVTMDYSIFLLHRYDEERELMPNDHIGAMGDAIANTMVAISGSSLTTIAGFLALCTMQLALGKDIGIVMAKGVLLGVISTVTVLPSLILIFDKPIHRFSHKTILPEFNKTSKLATKHYKIITIVFLLAFIPAIYGNNHTKVYYNLDESLPKNLDSIVATNKLKKDYNMTSTHFIIINDKLETNKVKEMVKRVEKVNGIEKVLSSDKYLGPLIPESFIPEDIKAMVQKGGYKLIMANSKYKAATNEESAQINEIIKITKEYDPKSMVSGEGPLTKDLTEIADVDFKHVSIASIGAIFAIILLVFASLSLPVILVLAIQLAIFINMSISCYMGNVIPFVASIVIGTIQLGATVDYAILLTTRFREEMRNGYEKNRAMELAVQGSAKSIVTSAFTFFAATAGVAIISKLEMISSLCTMMARGALISAAIILFVLPSILLVSEKVVIITSRNFKTKPGVISKLQEKSQSEN from the coding sequence TTGAAAAAGTTCGGACATTTTATAGCGAAAAACAGGGTAATAATTTTAATTATCTCTACATTGCTACTCATTCCATCGGTAGTTGGGATGGTAAATACAAGAATAAATTACGATCTTTTGACCTATCTTCCACAAACACTTGATTCAATGAAGGGACAAGACATTTTAGACAAAACCTTTTCAAATGCAGCCACATCCATGCTTATTATTGAGGACATGGAAGCTAAGGATGTTTTAAAAATAAAAGCAAAGGTTGCAAAAGTCCAAGGTGTAGAAAAAGTTATTTGGGTGGATGATATTTTAGATACAACTGTACCTAAAGAAATTTTGCCAGAAGAAATTAAAAGTTCTTTTTATAGTGGAAATTCTACCATGTTAATAATTAAATTTAAAGAATCAGCATCTTCAGAAACCACTCAAAATGGTATAACAAATATAAGGAAGGTAACAAATAAGCAGTGTTATTTAAGTGGTATATCCGCAATTGTAAAGGATACCAAAGATTTAGCTGATAAAGAAACACCATTCTATGTAATGATTGCCGTGATATTATCAGTAATAGTTTTATCTTTAACAATGAAATCTGTTATAATTCCATTTATTTTCTTATTAGGTATAGGGTACGCCATATTATACAATATGGGGACAAATATATTTTTAGGGCAAATTTCTTATGTGACAAAGGCACTGGCAGCAGTACTTCAACTTGGTGTAACTATGGATTATTCGATATTTTTACTTCATAGATATGATGAAGAAAGAGAACTTATGCCAAATGATCATATAGGAGCAATGGGAGATGCAATAGCAAATACCATGGTGGCTATATCAGGAAGTTCACTAACAACTATAGCAGGGTTCTTAGCATTATGTACTATGCAGCTTGCATTAGGAAAGGATATTGGCATAGTAATGGCAAAGGGTGTTTTACTTGGAGTTATATCTACAGTAACAGTGTTACCTTCATTAATCTTAATATTTGATAAACCTATTCATAGATTTAGTCACAAAACCATATTGCCTGAATTCAATAAAACATCAAAGCTGGCTACGAAGCACTATAAAATAATAACTATAGTATTTTTACTTGCATTTATACCAGCTATTTATGGAAATAATCACACTAAGGTTTATTACAACTTAGACGAATCTCTACCAAAGAACTTGGATTCTATTGTAGCAACAAATAAACTAAAGAAAGATTACAATATGACCTCAACACACTTTATTATAATAAATGATAAGCTTGAAACTAATAAAGTTAAGGAAATGGTAAAGAGAGTAGAAAAGGTAAATGGAATTGAAAAGGTACTTTCGTCAGATAAATACTTAGGACCACTTATTCCAGAAAGTTTTATCCCAGAGGATATTAAAGCCATGGTTCAAAAGGGTGGATATAAACTAATAATGGCAAATTCTAAATATAAGGCAGCTACAAATGAAGAAAGTGCTCAAATAAATGAAATAATTAAAATTACAAAAGAATATGACCCGAAATCAATGGTTTCAGGAGAAGGACCTCTTACTAAGGATTTAACCGAAATAGCAGATGTAGACTTCAAGCATGTTAGCATAGCATCCATTGGTGCAATATTTGCCATAATACTCCTAGTATTTGCTTCTCTATCTTTACCTGTAATTTTGGTCTTAGCTATACAGCTCGCAATATTTATAAATATGTCAATTTCATGTTATATGGGTAATGTTATACCATTTGTAGCATCTATAGTTATTGGAACTATACAACTAGGTGCCACAGTTGACTATGCAATATTACTGACAACAAGATTTAGAGAAGAAATGAGAAATGGATACGAGAAAAACAGGGCTATGGAACTCGCGGTTCAGGGCTCTGCTAAATCTATTGTAACCAGCGCATTTACCTTCTTCGCAGCAACGGCTGGGGTAGCAATCATTTCTAAATTGGAAATGATAAGTTCACTATGCACAATGATGGCAAGAGGAGCACTAATAAGTGCGGCAATTATCCTGTTTGTTCTTCCATCTATACTATTAGTAAGTGAAAAAGTAGTAATAATTACTAGCCGAAATTTTAAAACTAAACCAGGAGTAATTAGTAAACTACAAGAAAAATCACAATCAGAAAATTAA
- a CDS encoding two-component system response regulator, translating to MYRVLLVNDCKFENFIMRDMLINLGYEVIISNELNAVSDVRELDCNLIIANFIMKEKTGDKILEQIKDMYTETKCILSSSNDIKLEDFNNSAIDGFIHTPVTKEKLEKIMKENGQSLNIHNKKTKHSFCTYCGGKVDDNADIARFCKYCGEKI from the coding sequence ATGTATAGAGTGCTCTTAGTTAATGATTGTAAATTTGAAAATTTTATTATGAGGGACATGCTTATAAATTTAGGCTATGAGGTTATTATAAGTAATGAACTTAATGCAGTTAGCGATGTACGAGAGCTAGACTGTAACCTTATTATAGCAAATTTCATTATGAAAGAAAAAACAGGAGATAAAATACTGGAGCAGATAAAAGACATGTATACTGAAACAAAGTGTATTTTATCCTCAAGTAATGATATTAAATTAGAGGATTTTAATAATAGTGCAATAGATGGATTTATACATACTCCAGTAACTAAAGAAAAATTGGAAAAAATTATGAAAGAGAATGGACAATCATTAAATATACACAATAAGAAGACGAAGCATTCATTCTGTACATACTGTGGTGGAAAAGTAGATGATAATGCTGACATTGCAAGATTTTGTAAATATTGTGGTGAAAAAATATAA
- a CDS encoding urocanate hydratase, with protein sequence MINNFEIEQAMTIKIDDELPSMPEFAPEIRRAPDRGFTLSKEQAELALKNALRYIPEKHHAVLAPEFMEELITKGRIYGYRYRPQGRIYGKSINEYSGNCLEGMAFQVMIDNNLDSDIALYPYELVTYGETGQVCQNWMQYTLIKKYLENLTENQTLVLESGHPLGLFKSSPQSPRVIITNGLMIGMFDNPKDWHVATQLGVANYGQMTAGGWMYIGPQGIVHGTFNTLLNAGRLKLGIPDDGDLTGRTFITSGLGGMSGAQPKAIEIANGIGIIAEVDYSRIKTRLDQGWVNIASDNLKEIFNIVAEKIEKKECISIAYHGNIVDLLQYVVDKNIKIDLLSDQTSCHAPYDGGYAPQGVTFEERTRLLKEDRDKFIKLVDKTLIKHFELVKLMVDRGTYFFDYGNSFMKAIYDAGAIEISKNGIDEKDGFIFPSYVEDIMGPMLFDYGYGPFRWVCLSGNHEDLVKTDKAAMGCIDPNRRGQDRDNYIWIRDAEKNKLVVGTQARILYQDAQGRIDIALKFNDMVRKGEVGPIMLGRDHHDVSGTDSPFRETSNIKDGSNVMADMAVQCFAGNAARGMSLIALHNGGGVGIGKSINGGFGLVLDGSERIDSVIKSSMAWDVMGGVARRAWARNPHSIETSIDYNKKNANIDHITLPYLTDDAIISKVIEDVFNK encoded by the coding sequence ATGATTAATAATTTTGAAATCGAACAGGCTATGACTATTAAGATAGATGATGAACTACCAAGTATGCCTGAATTTGCACCAGAAATTAGAAGAGCTCCAGACAGAGGATTTACCCTTTCAAAAGAGCAAGCAGAGCTGGCTCTTAAAAATGCACTTCGCTATATTCCAGAAAAACATCATGCAGTGCTGGCACCAGAGTTTATGGAGGAATTAATTACAAAAGGAAGAATATATGGATACCGTTATAGACCTCAAGGCCGCATTTATGGAAAATCCATAAATGAATATAGTGGTAATTGCTTAGAGGGCATGGCTTTTCAAGTTATGATTGATAATAATTTAGATTCAGACATAGCGTTATACCCTTATGAATTAGTAACCTATGGCGAAACGGGACAGGTATGTCAAAATTGGATGCAGTATACACTGATAAAAAAATATTTAGAAAATTTAACGGAGAATCAAACTCTTGTACTAGAGTCAGGACATCCACTTGGACTTTTTAAATCATCACCGCAATCGCCAAGAGTTATTATAACTAATGGGCTTATGATAGGAATGTTTGATAATCCAAAGGATTGGCATGTAGCAACTCAGCTTGGAGTTGCAAACTATGGCCAAATGACAGCAGGAGGATGGATGTACATTGGACCACAAGGGATAGTACATGGGACATTTAATACATTACTTAATGCAGGGAGATTGAAACTTGGAATACCAGACGATGGTGATTTAACAGGTAGAACATTTATAACTTCTGGACTTGGTGGAATGAGTGGGGCTCAACCTAAAGCTATAGAAATTGCGAATGGTATTGGAATTATAGCAGAAGTTGATTATTCAAGAATTAAAACAAGGCTCGATCAAGGGTGGGTAAATATTGCCTCAGATAACCTTAAAGAGATATTTAATATTGTGGCAGAAAAAATAGAAAAGAAAGAGTGTATTTCTATTGCTTACCACGGAAATATAGTGGATCTGCTCCAATATGTGGTAGATAAAAACATAAAGATAGATTTATTATCAGACCAAACCTCTTGCCATGCACCGTATGATGGAGGATATGCACCACAAGGTGTGACCTTTGAAGAAAGAACAAGACTATTAAAAGAAGACAGAGATAAATTTATAAAGCTAGTTGATAAAACCTTGATTAAACATTTTGAGCTAGTTAAGCTAATGGTAGATAGAGGGACATATTTCTTTGATTATGGAAATTCCTTTATGAAAGCTATTTATGATGCAGGTGCTATAGAAATATCCAAGAATGGTATTGATGAGAAAGATGGATTTATATTTCCATCTTATGTAGAAGATATAATGGGACCAATGCTTTTTGACTATGGTTATGGGCCTTTTAGATGGGTTTGCTTAAGTGGAAATCATGAAGATTTAGTAAAGACTGATAAGGCGGCTATGGGATGTATTGATCCAAATAGGCGTGGACAGGACAGAGACAATTATATTTGGATAAGAGATGCAGAAAAGAATAAATTGGTAGTTGGAACCCAGGCTAGAATACTTTATCAAGATGCACAAGGAAGAATAGATATTGCCTTGAAATTCAATGATATGGTACGGAAAGGAGAAGTTGGACCTATAATGCTGGGGAGAGATCACCATGATGTAAGTGGAACTGATTCTCCATTTAGAGAAACTTCTAATATAAAAGATGGTAGTAACGTAATGGCAGACATGGCAGTTCAATGTTTTGCAGGAAATGCTGCTAGAGGTATGAGTTTAATTGCTCTTCATAATGGCGGAGGGGTAGGAATTGGAAAATCTATTAATGGTGGTTTTGGGCTTGTACTTGATGGCAGTGAAAGAATAGATAGTGTTATAAAGTCATCAATGGCTTGGGATGTTATGGGTGGAGTGGCTAGGCGTGCTTGGGCCAGAAATCCACACTCAATAGAAACAAGCATAGATTACAACAAGAAAAATGCTAACATTGATCATATTACATTGCCATACTTAACAGATGATGCAATCATCTCAAAAGTTATAGAGGATGTTTTTAATAAATAA
- a CDS encoding DUF2087 domain-containing protein — MDISKLFWASSVEDMSKGYIYDEISENYICLICGEKFTRGLIFNDGGVLMEAAMAASVHIDKVHGGVFEYLLSLDKKYTGLSEVQSKILEYFHKGYSDKEIVKLEGDGSESTIRNHRFKLREKEKQAKTFLALMTLLSKNDADDNDNKLVQIHRRATMVDERYTITEIEKENIIKNYIVNDKIVKIPRAEKKKIIILQYLLQKFQQNKRYTEKEVNEIIKSMHEDYAALRRYLIQYGFMDREDNGSAYWIND; from the coding sequence ATGGATATTTCAAAATTGTTTTGGGCTTCATCTGTAGAGGATATGTCTAAAGGGTATATTTATGATGAAATTTCAGAAAATTATATTTGCCTTATTTGTGGAGAGAAATTCACTAGAGGACTTATATTTAATGATGGGGGAGTACTTATGGAAGCTGCCATGGCTGCTTCGGTTCATATAGATAAAGTTCACGGAGGTGTTTTTGAATATTTATTGTCACTAGATAAAAAGTATACAGGGTTATCAGAGGTTCAAAGTAAGATTTTAGAATATTTTCATAAGGGGTATAGTGATAAAGAGATTGTGAAACTAGAGGGGGATGGTAGTGAATCAACTATCAGAAATCACAGATTTAAATTAAGAGAAAAAGAAAAACAAGCAAAAACCTTTTTAGCTTTGATGACATTACTTTCAAAAAATGATGCGGATGATAACGATAATAAATTGGTGCAAATTCATAGGAGGGCAACTATGGTGGATGAGAGATATACAATTACCGAAATAGAAAAAGAAAATATTATTAAAAATTATATTGTAAATGATAAAATAGTTAAGATACCAAGGGCTGAAAAGAAAAAGATCATTATTCTTCAGTATTTGTTACAAAAATTTCAGCAAAATAAGAGATATACAGAAAAGGAAGTCAATGAAATTATAAAATCCATGCATGAAGATTATGCAGCTCTTCGTAGATATTTAATTCAATATGGATTTATGGATAGAGAGGACAATGGTAGTGCTTATTGGATAAATGACTAA
- a CDS encoding GNAT family N-acetyltransferase, with amino-acid sequence MEIKEFKVISSQQRKELYNFIKSTDSTYNKSYLEMTRIYESDTFNDGNTVFIIFQKGQIKGSLALITKEISVRGEAFITDIYVKKENAEIFLNFLIKKIVEYCNMCSAISIKIGIRESEKHLIPYINKFEFSHIYDAVVIGYRGDKNTSLKLNKDMELRPLCISNSQEYMNIHNEAFKNSPNGGTIDEVEVKDYIVQYANNEDLIGICFFNKKPCGIYELSNDGNIGWIDSLAITPSFQHMGLGKLLLVKCINKLYEKKLDEIKLLVITSNEIAMAMYRDMGFDLECVFSYWFEKK; translated from the coding sequence ATGGAGATTAAGGAATTTAAAGTAATATCCTCTCAGCAAAGAAAGGAATTATATAATTTCATAAAAAGTACGGATTCGACTTATAATAAAAGCTATTTAGAAATGACTAGAATATATGAAAGTGATACTTTTAATGATGGGAACACCGTTTTTATAATATTTCAAAAAGGCCAAATTAAAGGAAGTTTAGCCTTAATAACCAAGGAAATCAGTGTTAGAGGAGAGGCATTTATTACAGATATATATGTTAAAAAAGAAAATGCAGAGATATTTTTAAATTTTTTGATTAAAAAAATAGTTGAATATTGCAATATGTGTAGTGCTATAAGTATAAAAATTGGTATTCGTGAAAGTGAAAAACACCTTATTCCATATATTAATAAATTTGAATTTAGTCATATTTATGATGCGGTGGTCATAGGATATAGAGGAGATAAAAATACGAGTTTGAAATTAAACAAGGATATGGAACTTAGGCCTCTTTGTATTTCAAATTCACAGGAGTACATGAATATTCATAATGAAGCTTTTAAAAATAGTCCTAATGGAGGAACTATAGATGAGGTAGAAGTAAAAGATTATATAGTTCAATATGCTAACAATGAAGATTTGATTGGAATATGTTTTTTTAATAAAAAACCCTGTGGTATATATGAACTTTCCAATGATGGAAACATAGGATGGATTGATTCATTAGCAATTACACCTAGCTTCCAACACATGGGATTAGGTAAATTATTATTAGTTAAATGTATTAATAAGCTATATGAAAAAAAATTAGATGAGATTAAACTTTTAGTAATTACATCCAATGAAATTGCAATGGCCATGTATAGAGATATGGGATTCGATCTGGAATGTGTATTTTCTTATTGGTTTGAAAAAAAATAA
- a CDS encoding hotdog fold domain-containing protein, translating into MKSLIRLRMSAHDAHYGGNLVDGARMLQLFGDVATELLILNDGDEGLFKAYDAIEFLAPVYAGDFIEAVGEIVSVGNSSRKMIFEARKVIVPRPEINDSACDVLAEPIVVCRASGTCVVLKDKQRK; encoded by the coding sequence ATGAAATCTTTAATCAGATTAAGAATGAGTGCACATGATGCACATTATGGTGGAAACTTAGTGGACGGAGCAAGAATGCTTCAATTATTTGGGGATGTAGCTACAGAACTTTTAATTTTAAACGATGGCGATGAGGGGTTATTTAAAGCATATGATGCTATAGAATTCTTAGCACCGGTTTATGCAGGCGACTTTATAGAAGCTGTTGGAGAAATAGTGAGTGTAGGAAATTCTTCAAGAAAAATGATTTTTGAAGCAAGAAAAGTTATAGTACCAAGACCAGAGATTAATGATTCAGCTTGCGATGTATTAGCGGAGCCAATTGTGGTTTGTAGGGCAAGCGGGACTTGTGTAGTTCTAAAAGACAAACAAAGAAAATAA